The following proteins come from a genomic window of Andrena cerasifolii isolate SP2316 chromosome 6, iyAndCera1_principal, whole genome shotgun sequence:
- the LOC143369989 gene encoding uncharacterized protein LOC143369989: protein MVCPSSVLAHLAKFLVTIGCMVILRDPYGKASPWSSRAFQILLSHSILGMLRFGAPLITPATNVAKYLRICYDWYSKIVDVVPLALFTAGILNGYGINETVWLIVLSFGILPIFFQLQSKRKESQIRRHQLLLNIASTLQLLMITLVGLRNTNYNVISLVASCIFERFFIDEFCYYYDIPSTDLTQYSLCFIEIFMVLTINEL from the exons ATGGTTTGCCCGAGCAGCGTCCTAGCGCATCTAGCGAAATTTCTTGTGACGATCGGTTGCATGGTAATTCTTCGCGACCCCTATGGTAAAGCAAGCCCTTGGTCTTCCCGTGCCTTCCAAATTCTACTCTCGCACTCCATCCTGGGGATGCTCAGGTTCG GAGCACCACTTATTACACCGGCAACCAACGTAGCAAAGTACTTAAGGATCTGCTACGATTGGTACTCCAAGATTGTTGATGTTGTGCCCCTGGCATTGTTTACCGCTGGTATCCTAAACGGATATGGGATTAATGAAACAGTTTGGCTCATAGTACTTTCTTTTGGCATTTTGCCAATATTTTTCCAGCTGCAATCGAAACGGAAGGAGAGCCAAATAAGGAGGCATCAGTTGCTATTAAACATCGCATCCACGTTACAGCTGTTGATGATTACATTGGTAGGCTTACGGAACACTAATTACAATGTTATCAGCTTAGTCGCCTCGTGCATATTCGAACGGTTTTTCATCGACGAGTTTTGCTACTATTACGATATCCCGAGTACCGACTTGACTCAGTACTCTCTGTGCTTCATAGAAATTTTCATGGTCCTGACTATAAACGAATtgtga
- the LOC143369987 gene encoding ell-associated factor Eaf-like isoform X2 has product MAERLGLGPEIRELKLGPTFTNNRSTAFHTLKYDFKPASVDVSKVARVDVGANNTMTVTVPHLDGAGIPHTVFKGSQRPHHKECVLIIDRVTGEITLEKLTANIQVKKTRTESKPQSHLTVPGGNSSNRPITPVETRRSPTHGRATGRTKVTSGKKREPSVQLHPKQYSPLRVSPYHGKSPPSISVNSSPVQPSMAPSTLASLPMIGLDNDDCPLPPSAPFPTINSSAPPKSSPAVNAQPTTKPVTMDSDQGALSDSTSSSSSSDSSDSDSDTGYASVLPKTNGHLNSTASSPTLVMPDNLLTEDLQLSESESDSD; this is encoded by the exons ATGGCAGAGCGGCTCGGTTTGGGCCCCGAAATTCGGGAGCTCAAGCTGGGTCCGACCTTTACCAACAACAGATCCACGGCTTTTCACACCCTGAAAT ATGATTTCAAGCCAGCGAGCGTGGACGTTTCCAAAGTGGCCAGGGTCGATGTTGGTGCGAATAACACAATGACAGTTACAGTCCCACATTTGGACGGCGCTGGAATCCCTCACACGGTGTTTAAAGGTTCTCAGAGACCTCACCATAAGGAGTGCGTTTTGATAATAGATAGAGTGACCGGGGAAATTACTTTGGAAAAGCTGACGGCGAACATACAAGTTAAAAAGACTCG AACAGAATCGAAGCCTCAATCACATTTAACTGTTCCTGGGGGGAATAGCAGCAATAGACCTATAACCCCGGTGGAAACTAGGAGAAGTCCTACACATGGCAGGGCAACTGGCAGAACGAAAGTGACGAGTGGAAAGAAAAGAGAACCCAGCGTTCAGTTACACCCGAAACAGTACAGTCCCCTCCGAGTTTCTCCTTACCACGGCAAGAGTCCACCTTCTATATCAGTCAATAG TTCACCAGTGCAACCTTCAATGGCACCATCGACTTTGGCTAGTTTACCTATGATCGGCCTCGATAACGACGACTGCCCTTTACCGCCATCCGCGCCGTTCCCAACGATCAACTCCTCTGCTCCTCCGAAATCGTCTCCCGCGGTAAATGCTCAACCGACTACGAAACCCGTGACCATGGACAGCGACCAAGGAGCCCTCAGCGACTCTACTTCAAGTAGTTCGAGCTCGGATAGCTCAGACAGCGATTCCGACACTGGATATGCTTCGGTGCTGCCGAAAACTAATG GACACTTAAACAGCACAGCTTCGTCCCCTACGCTAGTGATGCCAGATAATCTGCTAACCGAAGATCTGCAATTATCAGAATCGGAATCCGACAGTGATTAA
- the Chpf gene encoding chondroitin polymerizing factor produces MNPLLKIFLSHCWANIYLIIGVSIGLSLSMISIPISTNDYDSKADQLIHYSNDQEDLDEYEPKININSKPQQAQKVPKTLVRPRYYSTELGIREKLFVGVITSQQYLHSRDIAINKTIAHIVDKVRYFISIPEGTKPNVTLPGIVGFTDTRSILKPFHTLKYIIDNYLENYDYYLLIKDVSYVNARKLVESVAKISVSQSIHMGVLGDIPSYCSLDSGILLSNSIIQELKNNLDWCVRNAYSDSDDVNLGRCIVHSSSTPCSNRIQGQSFSFAALKPTFLFERDFKSLARNEEFTDSLVIYPIYDHLLIYKFNTYFTAMESMKIQEKISDIRKAVVDMAHLGPPQEGNVSWPVGNQRGNKASGRFDMLRWTYFNETHTFFSTDFSSVQELKTDMKLDIERIINVTASKVIAGSEQKLKFKRLLNGYEKFDASRGMDYILDLAFVDVVTGKEVRKRIEVCKPLGKVEILPVPYVTENTRVNIILTVDFSKKEAALSFLEQYALDCMEKNYKTFLMVALLYNFDSTSKGKRDVFYDIKQYALMLAEKYKKNQLKITWLSIRLPNNVISIELDPMLNIAITDLCIRKFSPESLILFVETGIQLRLDYLNRIRMNTISQNQIFSPIPFAEFQPDIVHINDAKQVETDINRNHGRYDEYNYNNIAFYVKDYNAMRRTVEASIPITRSDRDIPSLLKLSQDIPVTSLFEMFVSFSNVHMLRAIEPALKVKYKNVNCSATYNEYIHKTCVRSKNFYLGRRSQLARLVLDYQTYKNNLPA; encoded by the exons ATGAATCCCCTACTGAAGATATTTCTGTCCCATTGTTGGGCAAATATATACTTGATAATTGGAGTGAGCATTGGGCTAAGTCTCAGTATGATATCAATACCAATCAGCACGAACGATTATGACAGCAAAGCGGATCAGTTAATACATTACTCGAATGACCAAGAAGACTTGGACGAGTATGAGCCGAAAATAAACATCAACAGTAAACCGCAACAGGCACAGAAAGTTCCGAAAACTCTGGTGCGCCCGAGATACTATTCCACAGAACTTGGTATCAGAGAGAAGCTTTTCGTTGGCGTGATCACAAGCCAGCAGTATTTGCACAGTAGAGACATAGCGATTAATAAGACAATTGCTCACATCGTGGACAAAGTACGCTACTTTATTTCCATACCAGAAGGAACTAAACCTAACGTCACTCTCCCTGGCATAGTCGGGTTCACGGATACCAGAAGCATATTAAAGCCATTCCACACCCTGAAATACATAATCGACAACTACTTGGAGAATTATGATTACTATTTGTTGATCAAAGATGTGAGCTATGTCAATGCtagaaaattagttgaatctgTTGCCAAGATTAGCGTAAGTCAGAGTATTCACATGGGTGTTCTCGGAGATATTCCAAGTTATTGTTCCTTAG ACTCGGGGATTCTCTTGAGTAACTCTATAATACAGGAATTGAAGAACAATTTAGACTGGTGCGTAAGGAACGCTTATTCCGACTCGGACGACGTGAACCTCGGACGATGCATCGTTCACTCTTCGTCGACACCTTGCTCCAATCGTATACAAGGACAGAGCTTCTCATTTGCCGCGTTGAAACCCACGTTTCTGTTCGAACGGGACTTTAAGAGTCTAGCCAGGAACGAAGAATTTACAGACTCCCTTGTGATTTACCCAATCTACGATCACCTTCTTATTTACAAATTCAACACTTACTTTACAGCG ATGGAGTcgatgaaaattcaagaaaagaTTTCTGATATTCGGAAAGCAGTCGTGGATATGGCACATTTGGGCCCGCCGCAGGAAGGGAACGTCTCCTGGCCGGTTGGCAACCAACGAGGGAACAAAGCCTCTGGACGCTTCGACATGTTACGATGGACGTATTTCAACGAGACGCATACATTTTTCAGCACGGACTTCTCAAGTGTGCAGGAATTAAAGACAGACATGAAACTAGACATTGAAAGGATAATCAACGTGACAGCTTCCAAAGTAATTGCTGGCTCCGagcagaaattaaaatttaaaagattattgAACGGCTATGAGAAGTTTGACGCCTCGCGAGGAATGGATTACATATTGGATTTAGCGTTCGTCGATGTAGTTACTGGTAAAGAAGTCAGAAAGAGAATCGAAGTGTGCAAGCCGCTTGGGAAAGTTGAGATTTTACCAGTTCCTTACGTAACGGAGAATACAAGAGTGAATATAATATTGACCGTCGACTTTAGCAAAAAGGAAGCTGCGTTGAGCTTTTTGGAGCAATACGCTTTAGATTGCATGGAGAAGAATTATAAAACTTTCCTCATGGTG GCTCTTCTCTACAACTTCGACTCCACTTCAAAAGGCAAGAGGGATGTATTCTACGATATCAAACAATATGCTCTGATGTTGGCGGAGAAGTATAAAAAGAACCAGCTGAAAATCACTTGGCTCTCCATACGCCTGCCAAACAACGTAATCTCCATCGAATTGGATCCAATGCTGAACATTGCTATTACAGACTTATGCATCAGGAAATTCTCCCCTGAAAGCTTGATACTCTTTGTCGAAACTGGGATACAGCTTCGATTGGATTATTTAAACAGA ATTCGTATGAATACCATCAGCCAGAATCAAATATTCAGCCCGATTCCTTTCGCGGAATTCCAGCCCGATATAGTTCACATAAACGACGCGAAGCAAGTCGAGACAGATATCAACCGCAACCACGGGAGATACGACGAATACAATTACAATAATATTGCTTTCTACGTGAAGGATTACAACGCAA TGCGACGCACCGTCGAAGCTAGCATTCCTATAACGCGCTCCGACCGAGACATTCCCTCTCTCCTGAAGCTCTCTCAAGACATACCCGTCACATCGTTGTTCGAGATGTTCGTCTCTTTTAGTAACGTGCACATGCTGCGCGCGATAGAGCCGGCCCTTAAAGTGAAATACAAGAACGTCAATTGCTCTGCCACGTACAACGAATATATCCACAAGACCTGTGTCCGATCGAAGAACTTCTACCTGGGTCGGCGCAGTCAGCTCGCCAGATTAGTCTTGGATTACCAGACTTACAAAAACAATTTACCAGCGTAA
- the Ecsit gene encoding evolutionarily conserved signaling intermediate in Toll pathway, mitochondrial: MNLLIRTSSNLLKKAPLPKEWTITPLPVVKYFHRSHEVSSDKKHVPAKFVHAPFHEMEMKEKETFLDVIRLYLRENTLRRGHVEFITIALKYMDEFGVNKDLEVYKALLDIFPKGPFIPTNIYQVMMYHYPKQQDTALMLLMKMEENHVQPDYEMQQMIINIFGERSYAMKRLGRMIYWLPKFSRLNPWPVPQPTPKDPKELACYALRKVSSIDAQAKITEYRTKDVPDSIEDTWIISSMSRSQQELLAVQPTDKALFIEGPFIIWVADQCLDYFVLKGDPIKREVIYDSFDDVSKLQIPFWEKLNIDVPVTIHEQDDGVYYAMCATGTSSKDSLLSWIRCLQKMNPVLEHIPIVFKLKSLVEEPSYVEGGDAENAEVPEDMKVLKDKN; the protein is encoded by the exons ATGAATTTACTAATAAGAACATCTTCCAACTTACTAAAGAAGGCTCCATTACCCAAAGAATGGACAATCACGCCACTACCGGTTGTCAAGTATTTTCATAGAAGTCACGAAGTTTCGAGCGATAAAAAGCATGTTCCTGCCAAATTCGTACACGCGCCGTTCCACGAGATGGAAATGAAGGAGAAGGAAACATTTCTAGACGTTATACGCTTGTACCTCAGAGAAAACACTTTACGAAGGGGACACGTGGAGTTTATTACGATCGCTTTAAAGTACATGGACGAATTCGGCGTGAACAAAGACTTGGAAGTGTACAAGGCCTTACTTGACATATTTCCAAAAGGGCCCTTCATACCAACCAACATTTACCAAGTCATGATGTACCATTATCCGAAGCAGCAGGACACAGCTTTGATGTTACTCATGAAAATGGAAGAGAATCACGTGCAGCCCGACTACGAGATGCAGCAAATGATCATAAACATTTTCGGCGAGAGAAGTTACGCGATGAAAAGGTTGGGCCGGATGATATATTGGTTACCAAAGTTCTCCAGGCTGAATCCTTGGCCAGTTCCGCAGCCCACACCCAAGGACCCGAAAGAACTTGCTTGCTACGCCTTGAGAAAGGTATCCAGCATAGACGCGCAAGCCAAAATTACAGAATATCGAACGAAAGATGTACCAGACTCCATCGAAGATACATGGATTATATCGTCTATGAGCAGATCGCAGCAGGAACTGCTCGCTGTACAGCCGACCGATAAAGCTCTGTTCATAGAAGGGCCGTTTATAATTTGGGTCGCCGATCAATGTCTAGATTATTTTGTATTGAAGGGTGATCCAATAAAGAGAGAGGTCATTTATGATAGTTTCGACG ATGTTTCTAAGTTGCAAATCCCATTTTGGGAGAAGCTCAACATCGACGTACCTGTTACCATTCACGAACAAGACGACGGCGTGTATTACGCGATGTGCGCCACTGGTACTTCCTCGAAAGACTCCCTGTTGTCTTGGATAAGGTGCCTGCAGAAAATGAATCCTGTTCTAGAACACATACCGatagttttcaaattgaaatcgTTAGTGGAGGAACCATCATATGTAGAAGGTGGAGATGCAGAGAATGCAGAAGTACCCGAGGACATGAAAGTGTTAAAGGATAAAAATTAG
- the LOC143369521 gene encoding alanine--glyoxylate aminotransferase 2, mitochondrial — protein sequence MSVNSLARMGANTFHVVKSKWVTIQRRSLAIDAVALLKMPDCKHVPSTYTGANYEDVVGAYGSIVSPSLKPFYKEPLIIHEGRGQWLWDHRGTRYLDMFGGVATVSVGHSHPKIVAALTEQASKLNHVSSIYMQPRLHEYASKLLSKFSGKLKVVYLTNSGSEANELAFLMARLHTRSHNIISLKNCYHGATYGTSASTAMGTWTYPFVARPPGYVHAAHPDVYGGAWGGSKCRDSPVQVSRRDCSCDEGECIASERYLRDFKEVFSFSLPCTQSVAAFVAESIQGVGGAVQYPKHFLKNVYDYVHEKGGLCIADEVQTGFGRTGEHYWGFESHEVVPDIVTMAKGIGNGFPLGAVVTTTEIATSLNTALHFNTFGGNPLACAVGITVLQIIEDEKLQENARVVGTHLINRLSTLLSDFPDVVGDVRGKGLMIGVELITNSKVQGPLESERMLEIFENIKNMGVLLGKGGLHANVLRVKPPLCVTKQDADFTFAVIKTALESHREKYC from the exons ATGTCGGTAAATAGCTTGGCGAGAATGGGCGCGAATACGTTCCACGTTGTGAAGTCAAAAT GGGTAACTATTCAACGGAGATCTCTTGCGATCGATGCAGTGGCCCTTCTGAAAATGCCTGACTGCAAGCACGTACCTTCTACTTACACA GGCGCGAATTACGAAGACGTGGTAGGAGCATACGGATCGATTGTCTCTCCTTCATTGAAACCATTTTACAAAGAGCCATTGATAATACACGAAGGTCGGGGCCAGTGGCTGTGGGACCATCGTGGGACGCGATATCTGGACATGTTCGGAGGTGTTGCTACTGTCTCCGTCGGTCATTCTCATCC AAAAATAGTGGCTGCTCTAACCGAACAGGCATCGAAGTTAAACCACGTGTCATCTATCTATATGCAACCCCGGCTACACGAGTACGCGAGCAAGTTGCTCAGCAAGTTCTCCGGGAAGCTGAAGGTAGTCTACTTGACCAATAGCGGGTCGGAGGCGAATGAATTGGCGTTCCTGATGGCCAGGCTTCACACGCGTAGCCACAATATAATATCTTTGAAGAACTGCTATCATGGAGCAACTTACGGGACTTCGGCGTCCACCGCGATGGGCACCTGGACGTACCCATTCGTTGCACGGCCGCCTGGATACGTGCAC GCAGCACACCCGGACGTATATGGCGGCGCGTGGGGCGGTTCGAAATGCAGAGATTCCCCTGTACAAGTCTCCAGAAGAGATTGCAGCTGCGACGAGGGAGAATGCATAGCGTCAGAGAGGTACCTTCGTGACTTCAAGGAAGTATTTAGTTTCAGCCTGCCCTGCACGCAGAGCGTAGCCGCGTTCGTTGCCGAAAGTATACAG GGGGTGGGAGGAGCGGTGCAGTACCCCAAACACTTCCTCAAGAACGTGTACGACTATGTCCATGAGAAGGGCGGGCTGTGCATAGCAGACGAAGTACAGACAGGCTTCGGCAGAACCGGAGAACATTATTGGGGTTTCGAGAGCCACGAGGTGGTGCCTGATATAGTGACCATGGCGAAGGGTATAGGAAATGGATTTCCTCTTGGTGCAGTTGTTACCACCACCGAAATTGCTACCAGCTTGAACACTGCTTTACATTTCAACACCTTTGGAGGCAATCCGCTCGCATGCGCTGTGGGGATAACGGTTCTCCAA ATTATAGAGGACGAAAAGCTTCAAGAGAACGCACGCGTAGTTGGTACTCACCTGATCAATCGCTTAAGTACTTTGCTATCAGATTTTCCTGACGTCGTGGGCGACGTTAGAGGGAAGGGACTGATGATCGGagtcgaattaattacaaattcgaAGGTACAGGGGCCTTTGGAAAGCGAACGCATGCTCGAGATATTCGAAAATATTAAGAACATGGGCGTCCTCCTTGGCAAAGGGGGATTGCATGCAAAT GTGCTAAGGGTAAAGCCACCTCTATGCGTGACGAAACAGGATGCAGATTTCACGTTTGCGGTTATTAAAACTGCATTAGAGAGTCACCGGGAGAAATATTGCTAG
- the LOC143369524 gene encoding transmembrane protein 64 gives MDIINIEDVEADVRPSKNSTLIQCNCINSNSICYVVVTIATLALLGAIVFICRDYIKILLYWIEHQNLWIVTVIFIALFTVVSFPIVIGYLFLIIASGYLFGILRGIMMVVLSANLGIAIAHVTLSALSSKLPIGALLQNDTARAILRVISGPQAFKVVLFARLTPIPFGLQNTIFAVSNMGGIQYHVASALGLLPAQIINIYLGSSLRSMQDVLEDRSTAATGYVVFCFQILIGISLMVYVVQKARRELQLALLEADLASMAESSHYLLDTLPDSKIVLTTLIA, from the exons ATGGATATAATAAACATTGAGGACGTGGAAGCTGACGTTCGTCCATCTAAAAACTCCACACTGATACAATGCAACTGCATAAACTCAAATTCTATATGCTACGTCGTCGTAACGATCGCCACCCTGGCTCTTCTGGGAGCGATCGTCTTCATCTGCAGAGACTACATAAAAATTCTGCTATATTGGATCGAGCATCAGAACTTATGGATCGTCACTGTAATATTTATCGCTCTGTTCACAGTGGTATCGTTCCCTATTGTAATCGGCTATCTATTCCTCATTATCGCTAGCGGCTACCTCTTTGGTATATTAAGAGGCATCATGATGGTAGTATTGTCTGCCAATCTAGGAATAGCCATAGCACACGTCACCCTTAGCGCGTTATCATCAAAATTACCCATAGGAGCACTTTTGCAAAACGACACCGCGCGAGCGATACTCAGAGTCATTTCTGGGCCACAAGCTTTCAAAGTCGTCCTGTTCGCGAGATTAACTCCTATCCCTTTCGGTCTGCAAAACACTATTTTTGCG GTGAGCAACATGGGTGGCATTCAGTATCACGTAGCTAGCGCATTGGGCTTACTGCCTGCTCAaatcattaatatttatttgggtAGTAGCTTGCGATCGATGCAAGATGTTCTCGAGGACAGATCAACGGCAGCAACTGGCTACGTCGTCTTCTGTTTCCAG ATTTTAATAGGGATATCGTTAATGGTGTACGTCGTACAGAAGGCACGAAGAGAACTTCAGCTGGCATTATTGGAAGCTGATCTCGCCTCGATGGCAGAGTCGTCTCATTATCTACTTGACACGTTACCGGACTCTAAAATAGTTTTAACGACCCTAATTGCCTAG
- the LOC143369866 gene encoding X-ray repair cross-complementing protein 6, protein MASFDEEFDSDDDFEDDPKELYGIRDGILFVIDATPPMFENDPKEGVPYFLQCIRHYKEILKQKLGWNRTDWMGLTLFGTDKWDTDSETKHVLTLQKISLISVDNLKEIIKIDTGSKWKYYRGIASSTAYPLHDVLWHAARAFSAIEITMPMRRVILFTCRDDPPLTHNEKHKIRIQVASYGDIELQLCVIGLGESWQHDLFYQDLEMLSEKIDTIDYQRTSLQDSVKQIKLPSRNMAKLPWRLGGNIIIDVSIRNLSVKTQYLKKEYISKETNAPLTSYTYLELADDDNNRNNGEDEENDHFPTPVLQTEIKKYLEFGGRKICFQPAEVRSLGTTRMPGIDLICIKPIFYQPLYHFGAPYFIIPSKSNRTDNKLVFGGLLNKCDSRNLMIVCAVTLRKRSAPNLYTMIPNPKHGGFYLYKMSFKENIRNLSIYYPEHIYDDNENKPPSDPNGIELLEKIIQKIQVQYDPELFSNPKLQVQLQTVETLALDLEQGELPPDPTILLTDQMRNRVEDLLKKYDEIFNEEVECTNDAPLKKRVKKVTEATIESVAFDDDEKIRKIVAQGKLASCTVLQLKEMLKTLGLKTTGKKNDLLDRIVEYCT, encoded by the exons ATGGCATCGTTTGACGAGGAATTTGACAGTGACGATGATTTCGAAGACGATCCAAAAGAGCTTTATGGTATACGAGATGGAATACTTTTTGTGATTGACGCAACACCTCCGATGTTTGAAAATGACCCAAAGGAGGGAGTTCCATATTTCTTACAATGCATAAGG CACTACAAAGAGATTCTTAAGCAGAAATTGGGGTGGAATAGAACCGACTGGATGGGTTTAACGCTGTTCGGTACCGATAAATGGGACACAGATTCAGAAACAAAACATGTATTGACTCTTCAAAAGATAAGCCTTATTTCTGTGgataatttgaaagaaataattaaaatag ATACAGGATCAAAGTGGAAATACTACAGAGGCATTGCCTCTTCTACGGCTTATCCACTGCACGACGTGCTGTGGCACGCGGCTCGAGCATTTTCTGCCATTGAAATAACTATGCCGATGCGAAGAGTGATTCTCTTTACGTGTAGGGATGACCCTCCATTAACGCATAATGAAAAGCATAAAATACGAATACAAGTGGCCAGCTACGGCGATATAGAATTACAATTATGCGTCATTGGACTAGGAGAAAGTTGGcagcatgatttattttaccAGGACTTGGAGATGTTATCGGAGAAAATTGATACCATCGATTATCAAAGAACGTCTCTACAAGATtctgtaaaacaaataaaattaccATCCAGAAATATGGCAAAACTCCCTTGGAGACTCGGAGGGAACATAATTATAGACGTGTCCATTCGCAATTTGTCTGT TAAAACACAATATTTAAAGAAGGAATACATAAGCAAAGAAACCAATGCTCCTTTGACTTCGTATACATACTTGGAGCTGGCTGATGATGATAATAACAGG AACAATGGAGAGGATGAAGAAAACGATCACTTTCCAACACCCGTTTTAcaaactgaaattaaaaaatacctaGAATTTGGTGGTAGGAAAATATGTTTTCAACCAGCAGAAGTGAGATCTTTGGGAACAACACGAATGCCGGGCATTGATTTAATTTGCataaaacctattttttatcagcCTCTGTACCATTTTGGAGCACCCTACTTTATTATACCCAGTAAAAGTAATCGTACAG ATAACAAATTAGTGTTCGGTGGATTACTTAATAAATGTGACTCAAGAAATTTAATGATAGTATGCGCAGTAACGTTAAGAAAACGTTCTGCACCAAATTTGTATACTATGATACCAAATCCAAAACACGGAggcttttatttatataaaatgtcATTCAAAG AAAATATTCGAAATCTGAGTATATATTATCCAGAACACATATACGACGATAATGAGAATAAACCTCCGAGTGATCCAAATGGAATTGAATTACTAGAGAAGATAATTCAGAAAATACAAGTTCAGTATGATCCAGAACTGTTCTCAAATCCTAAACTTCAAGTTCAACTTCAAACTGTAGAAACCTTGGCTTTAGATTTGGAGCAGGGTGAGCTTCCACCCGATCCTACTA TACTATTGACCGATCAAATGCGTAACAGAGTAGAAGATTTATTAAAGAAGTATgatgaaatatttaatgaagAAGTGGAGTGTACAAATGATGCGCCACTAAAAAAGAGAGTTAAGAAAGTTACAGAAGCAACCATAGAATCCGTGGCCTTTGACGATgacgaaaaaattagaaaaattgtagCACAGGGAAAG CTGGCAAGTTGTACCGTATTACAgttgaaagaaatgttaaaaaccTTGGGTTTAAAAACAACTGGTAAGAAAAACGATTTACTCGATAGGATCGTAGAATACTGTACATAA